The following are encoded in a window of Halosolutus halophilus genomic DNA:
- a CDS encoding valine--tRNA ligase: MSPIRIHRSRASSSYEYRPPAYRTDAPTTPAPGGENMSMDAPEQDRDEPSLEGGYDPDTVESRWQERWVDEEVYAYEGDAERDPNTVYAIDTPPPTVSGSLHMGHLYGHTLQDFAARFQRMADGEVLFPFGYDDNGIASERLTEKELDIRHQDYERREFQNLCREVCQEYEAEFTEKMQGLGCSIDWSNTYKTIEPRVQRISQLSFLDLYEKGREYRKKAPAIWCPECETAISQVEMEDDERGSHFNDIAFEVVGDDAPREEFVISTTRPELLPACVSVFVHPDDDENQDLVGETARIPIFGQEVPIIADDRVDMEKGSGIVMCCTFGDQKDIEWYQAHDLPLRVAIDESATMTDLAGEYEGLSTEEAREAIVEDLDDEGALRDRWEISHTVQVHERCETPVEFRVSKQWYVEILDHKEEYLEAGREMDWYPEKMFTRYRHWIEGLEWDWLISRQRDSGIPFPVWYCADCDHEIVADREDLPVDPLSDDPPVDACPECGHDEFEAEEDVFDTWATSSLTPLINAGWDWDADAEAFTMEHPELYPFDLRPQGHDIISFWLFHTIVKCYEHTGEVPFDATMINGHVLDENREKMSKSKGNVVEPDAVLAEYPVDAVRFWAASAAVGDDFPYQEKDLTAGEKLLRKLWNASKLVDTLAPAEPEEPDELEAIDRWLLAELDDAIDELTSQFEDYEFAKARDRLRTFFWNTFCDDYLEIAKGREDNPSTQYALRTAHRTFLELWAPFLPHVTEEIWQTVYADTEAEDLDSIHTRDWPEPLGYEADLAAGETAMEVISALRRHKSENQLPLNADLESVSVYGPVEGFEDAIQNVMHVRELTLLDEEPEISTEVASIDLDYSTLGPKYGSKVGEIDAGIESGEYEIDQDAGVLRVAGEELDDDLFEVELERTYSGDGEMLETESAVVILE, translated from the coding sequence TTGTCGCCGATCAGAATTCACCGATCAAGGGCCAGTAGTAGCTATGAATACCGACCACCTGCGTATCGCACCGACGCACCGACGACGCCCGCGCCGGGCGGTGAGAACATGAGTATGGACGCACCCGAACAGGACCGCGACGAACCGAGCCTCGAGGGGGGCTACGACCCCGACACGGTCGAATCCCGCTGGCAGGAACGGTGGGTCGACGAGGAGGTCTACGCCTACGAGGGCGACGCCGAACGGGACCCCAACACCGTCTACGCGATCGACACGCCGCCGCCGACGGTGTCGGGCAGCCTGCACATGGGCCACCTCTACGGTCACACGCTGCAGGACTTCGCCGCGCGCTTCCAGCGAATGGCCGACGGCGAGGTCCTGTTCCCGTTCGGCTACGACGACAACGGGATCGCGAGCGAGCGCCTGACCGAGAAGGAACTGGACATCCGCCACCAGGACTACGAGCGCCGCGAGTTCCAGAACCTCTGTCGCGAGGTCTGCCAGGAGTACGAGGCCGAGTTTACGGAGAAGATGCAGGGACTCGGGTGTTCGATCGACTGGTCGAACACCTACAAGACGATCGAACCGCGCGTCCAGCGGATCTCGCAACTGTCCTTCCTCGACCTCTACGAGAAGGGCCGGGAGTACCGCAAGAAGGCTCCCGCGATCTGGTGTCCCGAGTGCGAGACGGCCATCTCGCAGGTCGAGATGGAGGACGACGAGCGGGGCTCGCACTTCAACGACATCGCGTTCGAGGTCGTCGGCGACGATGCGCCGCGCGAGGAGTTCGTCATCTCGACGACGCGCCCCGAACTGTTGCCCGCCTGCGTCTCCGTCTTCGTCCACCCCGACGACGACGAGAACCAGGACCTCGTCGGCGAGACGGCTCGTATCCCGATCTTCGGCCAGGAAGTGCCGATCATCGCGGACGACCGCGTCGACATGGAGAAAGGCAGCGGGATCGTCATGTGCTGTACCTTCGGCGACCAGAAGGACATCGAGTGGTACCAGGCCCACGACCTGCCGCTGAGAGTGGCGATCGACGAGTCCGCGACGATGACCGACCTCGCCGGCGAGTACGAGGGACTCTCGACCGAAGAGGCCCGCGAGGCGATCGTCGAGGATCTGGACGACGAGGGTGCCCTGCGCGATCGGTGGGAAATCTCCCACACGGTGCAGGTCCACGAGCGCTGCGAGACCCCCGTCGAGTTCCGCGTCTCCAAGCAGTGGTACGTCGAGATCCTGGACCACAAGGAGGAGTACCTCGAGGCCGGCCGGGAGATGGACTGGTACCCCGAGAAGATGTTCACCCGCTACCGCCACTGGATCGAAGGGCTGGAGTGGGACTGGCTGATCTCGCGCCAGCGCGACTCGGGGATCCCGTTCCCGGTCTGGTACTGCGCCGACTGCGATCACGAGATCGTGGCCGATCGCGAGGACCTGCCGGTCGATCCCCTGAGCGACGACCCGCCGGTCGACGCCTGTCCCGAGTGCGGCCACGACGAGTTCGAGGCCGAAGAGGACGTCTTCGACACGTGGGCGACCTCCTCGCTCACGCCGCTGATCAACGCCGGCTGGGATTGGGACGCCGACGCGGAGGCGTTCACGATGGAACACCCCGAACTCTACCCGTTCGACCTCCGTCCCCAGGGCCACGACATCATCTCGTTCTGGTTGTTCCACACGATCGTCAAGTGCTACGAGCACACCGGCGAGGTGCCGTTCGACGCGACGATGATCAACGGTCACGTGTTAGACGAGAACCGCGAGAAGATGTCCAAGTCGAAGGGGAACGTCGTCGAACCCGACGCGGTGCTCGCGGAGTACCCCGTCGACGCCGTGCGGTTCTGGGCCGCGAGTGCGGCGGTCGGCGACGACTTCCCCTACCAGGAGAAGGACCTGACCGCGGGCGAGAAACTCCTGCGCAAGCTCTGGAACGCCTCGAAACTCGTCGACACCCTCGCGCCCGCCGAGCCCGAGGAACCCGACGAACTCGAGGCGATCGATCGCTGGCTCCTCGCAGAGTTAGACGACGCCATCGATGAGCTCACGTCCCAGTTCGAGGACTACGAGTTCGCGAAGGCCCGCGATCGGCTGCGGACGTTCTTCTGGAACACCTTCTGCGACGACTACCTCGAGATCGCCAAGGGCCGCGAGGACAACCCCTCGACGCAGTACGCGCTGCGGACGGCCCACCGGACGTTCCTCGAACTGTGGGCCCCGTTCCTGCCGCACGTGACGGAGGAGATCTGGCAGACGGTTTACGCGGACACGGAGGCCGAGGACCTCGACAGCATTCACACCCGCGACTGGCCAGAACCCCTGGGATACGAGGCCGATCTCGCGGCCGGCGAGACGGCGATGGAGGTCATCTCCGCGCTTCGGCGGCACAAGAGCGAGAACCAGTTGCCGCTGAACGCCGACCTCGAATCCGTCTCGGTCTACGGACCCGTGGAGGGCTTCGAGGACGCGATTCAGAACGTGATGCACGTCCGGGAACTGACCCTGCTCGACGAGGAACCCGAAATCTCGACCGAGGTCGCCTCGATCGACCTCGACTATTCGACGCTCGGTCCGAAGTACGGCTCGAAGGTCGGCGAAATCGACGCCGGCATCGAGAGCGGCGAGTACGAGATCGATCAGGACGCGGGCGTCCTCCGGGTCGCCGGCGAGGAACTCGACGACGACCTCTTCGAGGTCGAACTCGAGCGCACGTACTCGGGCGACGGCGAGATGCTCGAGACCGAGTCCGCGGTCGTGATCCTCGAGTAG
- a CDS encoding DUF6293 family protein, which yields MQTHIVPVGFDYDRLIAPLVRDQIDVDSVILLEGAVGSEANVEYSRHLSKKLETDFRNLLGAETERFVLEDVYDYDEAFEQAYNLITAELDRGNEVWVNVAAMPRTVSFAFATAANSLMVEREDEREQIHTYYTAPEKYLETGLAEELREQITLLEDLQEDSVEDDRIGSRLESARNLLSEFDERGTTIGAKEIDGSHIVELPVTSFSNVKPFEELVLFKLGEDGEFDSVSELAESLARELNEEYTDSFRSKVIYNVDRLGPGGKGYIEREEHGKSYRTRLSRIGELWVRAHSDN from the coding sequence ATGCAAACGCACATCGTTCCGGTCGGCTTCGACTACGATCGGCTGATCGCGCCGCTGGTGCGCGATCAGATCGACGTCGACAGCGTCATCCTGCTCGAGGGGGCCGTCGGCAGCGAGGCGAACGTCGAGTACTCCCGACACCTCTCGAAGAAACTCGAGACGGACTTCCGGAACCTGCTCGGCGCGGAAACCGAACGGTTCGTCCTCGAGGACGTCTACGACTACGACGAGGCGTTCGAGCAGGCCTACAACCTGATCACCGCGGAACTCGATCGGGGCAACGAGGTCTGGGTTAACGTCGCCGCGATGCCCCGGACCGTCAGTTTCGCGTTCGCGACGGCCGCCAACTCGCTGATGGTCGAACGCGAGGACGAACGCGAACAGATCCACACCTACTACACCGCCCCGGAGAAGTACTTAGAGACCGGACTGGCCGAAGAACTGCGCGAGCAGATCACCCTGCTCGAGGACCTCCAGGAGGACTCCGTCGAGGACGATCGAATCGGGAGCCGTCTCGAGAGCGCCCGGAACTTGCTCTCGGAGTTCGACGAGCGGGGGACGACGATCGGCGCGAAAGAGATCGACGGCAGTCACATCGTCGAACTCCCGGTCACCTCCTTTTCGAACGTCAAGCCGTTCGAGGAACTCGTCCTGTTCAAACTCGGCGAGGACGGCGAGTTCGATTCCGTCTCGGAACTCGCCGAATCGCTTGCCCGCGAACTGAACGAGGAGTACACCGACAGCTTCCGCTCGAAGGTGATCTACAACGTCGATCGGCTCGGTCCCGGCGGCAAGGGATACATCGAGCGCGAGGAACACGGGAAGTCCTACCGGACGCGGCTCTCGCGGATCGGCGAACTCTGGGTCCGGGCCCACTCGGACAACTGA
- a CDS encoding metallophosphoesterase — MADDADGPVYYVISDLHIGGDEQLGKVDFLDELLEFLDRLETIDEDAELLINGDAFGLWEFTELDGLEKFDVLTERYPELFEQLRATGESVPITLLPGNHDNELAAYDEYVERLAEYNVDLVQSESLTRRVGDRTIHFEHGHQQDPNNRFEDYGNPYETPIGYHYNTHVTSRAGQLSDRGRFNWLKDVQAVTPTDRVPRWLLSKYFYREMNPVLRYAAIPFLLLFNVSVVLAVLAGLDVAGIWTMPVETTDTVLAQLGLVGEAVHFLLVVNAAVAGVILLVSIPIYFLLRDVGETVDRFGVFETDLTVDPDEPYKEAARDVFADRPETAIFCYGHTHRPKLTEVEDRLLVNTGTWLKRLHRRDVVAGVLPPVFYPSYQLCIVRITSGPDGVVVEYEEIEKPSPSAEEITLTERLLTLGRKPSPELPDRSVVTDAGPKAAPNAGERTDST, encoded by the coding sequence ATGGCCGACGATGCCGACGGTCCGGTCTACTACGTGATCAGCGATCTTCACATCGGCGGCGACGAGCAACTGGGTAAGGTCGACTTTCTCGACGAGTTGCTCGAATTCCTCGACCGCCTGGAGACGATCGACGAAGACGCGGAACTACTGATCAACGGCGACGCGTTCGGACTGTGGGAGTTCACCGAACTCGACGGCCTGGAGAAATTCGACGTCCTGACCGAGCGCTATCCCGAACTGTTCGAACAGTTGCGCGCGACCGGCGAATCGGTGCCGATCACGCTGCTTCCGGGCAACCACGACAACGAACTCGCCGCGTACGACGAGTACGTCGAGCGATTGGCCGAGTACAACGTCGATCTCGTTCAGTCCGAGTCGCTCACCCGACGGGTCGGCGATCGGACGATCCACTTCGAACACGGCCACCAGCAGGATCCCAACAACCGCTTCGAGGACTACGGCAATCCGTACGAAACCCCGATCGGGTACCACTACAACACGCACGTGACGAGTCGGGCGGGCCAGCTATCCGATCGGGGGCGGTTCAACTGGTTGAAGGACGTCCAGGCGGTCACGCCGACCGATCGGGTACCTCGCTGGCTCCTCTCGAAGTACTTCTACCGGGAGATGAACCCCGTCTTGCGGTACGCCGCGATCCCCTTCCTGTTACTGTTCAATGTCAGCGTCGTCCTCGCGGTGCTGGCGGGGCTGGACGTAGCCGGCATCTGGACGATGCCGGTCGAGACGACGGATACGGTGCTCGCCCAGTTGGGCCTGGTCGGGGAGGCCGTCCACTTCCTCCTCGTCGTCAATGCGGCAGTCGCCGGCGTGATCCTCCTCGTTAGCATCCCGATCTACTTCCTCCTCCGTGACGTCGGCGAGACCGTCGATCGGTTCGGGGTTTTCGAGACGGACCTCACCGTGGATCCCGACGAACCGTACAAGGAGGCCGCTCGCGACGTGTTCGCCGACCGGCCTGAGACGGCAATTTTCTGCTACGGCCACACCCACCGACCGAAGCTGACCGAAGTCGAAGACAGGCTGCTCGTCAACACCGGGACGTGGCTGAAGCGCCTCCACCGCCGGGACGTCGTCGCGGGGGTGCTCCCGCCGGTGTTCTACCCGTCGTATCAGCTGTGTATCGTTCGCATTACCTCCGGGCCCGACGGCGTGGTAGTCGAGTACGAGGAAATCGAGAAACCGAGCCCCAGCGCGGAAGAAATCACGCTCACCGAGCGCCTGCTCACGCTGGGGCGGAAACCGTCCCCGGAACTGCCCGACCGATCGGTCGTCACCGACGCGGGACCGAAGGCTGCGCCCAACGCGGGTGAACGGACCGACTCGACGTGA
- a CDS encoding DUF7344 domain-containing protein has translation MKTDISNAETSSGHATLPVDTVFELLLDEQRRAALYYLSQKVGAVSIDDVTAQLAHRDGGPTRERLAAITTAFHHTHLPKLIDSGVVRYDRAAGTIERRAAAADLDPYLELAQHHT, from the coding sequence ATGAAGACCGATATCTCCAACGCAGAAACTTCGTCCGGCCACGCAACGCTCCCCGTGGACACGGTGTTCGAGTTGTTGCTCGACGAACAGCGCCGGGCAGCGCTGTACTACCTGTCCCAGAAAGTCGGGGCGGTGTCGATCGACGACGTCACCGCACAACTCGCCCACCGGGACGGTGGTCCGACGCGCGAACGACTCGCTGCGATCACGACCGCCTTCCACCACACGCACCTGCCGAAACTGATCGATTCGGGAGTCGTCCGGTACGATCGGGCGGCCGGAACGATCGAGCGGCGCGCGGCCGCGGCGGACCTCGATCCGTACCTCGAACTCGCACAGCACCACACGTAG
- a CDS encoding efflux RND transporter permease subunit has protein sequence MTGGIAGRYADAIVSHSRLVVVLVLLLTGVVAAGAAIGESEDGGIGQFDVDSEETAAQEEIEATYDTDDAVVAQIVVRDEGGDVLTRESLLEGLRLQQEIREDDELNATLDDGGIVGLENVVATAAVFEDRRAEGDGPPDATEPTLDEQIAALESRSDAEVEALLADVLAPDADREGDQAGRASGAGDPSEFLPTDYELGSTTADARIVFVFQVDDSSPDEDPEAAYEAQVAIDRLVEDRFDDAFVFGQGVVDEASANAVGDSFAIITPVALVLVLFALGVAYRDVVDVLLSLVGIAVVMAWLAGITGWLEIPSSQLLIAVPFLLIGLSIDYSLHVIMRFREARAGLLDRDGTAADGGSDRGVRAGMTASVAGVVVALAAATFSTGIGFLSNVVSPLPAIRDFAVLSAGGILATFVAFAVLVPALKVEVDDLLETRVGIDRRNQPFGAGAGLANRVLSGGVGVVRRAPIAIVLVALVLAVGGAYGAAGIDTEFNQADFLPEDAPEWAKSLPGPLAPDTYTISDDAAYLGDNFRERGEGSRTEILIRGDVTDPATLAAIEDATADADGSDGTIVVRSDGRAAIESPVTVLREAAAENESVAAALDERDTNGDGLPDEDLAGLYDVLYEADEDAASSVLHRTGDGGDREYESARLLVSVRGDAAVQDAADDTRTVASAIEAGGPVTATATGGPVTTAVVQDALLETLVQAFAVTLVVIFAFLTVLYWVRYRSLSLGAVTLAPVVAALAWLLGTMALLDLPFNSETAVITSLAIGLGVDYSIHVGERFVDERRGADGTSESLDSALAATVTGTGGALFGSALTTAAGFGVLALALAPPLQRFGLVTGLSIVFAFVSCLTVLPCLLVLRERLLGRIAT, from the coding sequence ATGACCGGGGGGATCGCGGGCCGGTACGCCGACGCGATCGTCTCGCACAGTCGACTCGTCGTCGTGCTCGTCCTTTTGCTGACCGGCGTGGTCGCTGCCGGTGCCGCGATCGGCGAGAGCGAAGACGGAGGGATCGGGCAGTTCGACGTCGACTCCGAGGAGACGGCAGCACAGGAGGAGATCGAGGCCACGTACGACACCGACGACGCCGTCGTCGCCCAGATCGTCGTTCGCGACGAGGGCGGCGACGTCCTGACTCGCGAGTCCCTGCTGGAGGGGCTCCGACTCCAGCAGGAGATCCGCGAGGACGACGAGTTGAACGCGACGCTCGACGACGGGGGCATCGTCGGCCTCGAGAACGTCGTCGCGACGGCCGCCGTCTTCGAAGACCGGCGGGCCGAGGGAGACGGTCCGCCGGACGCGACCGAGCCCACGCTCGACGAACAGATCGCGGCCCTCGAGTCCCGATCGGACGCGGAGGTCGAGGCGCTGCTCGCCGACGTGCTGGCTCCCGACGCCGATCGGGAGGGGGACCAGGCCGGGCGGGCGAGCGGGGCCGGGGATCCCTCCGAGTTCCTGCCGACGGACTACGAACTCGGCTCGACCACGGCTGACGCTCGCATCGTGTTCGTCTTCCAGGTCGACGACAGCAGCCCCGACGAGGATCCCGAGGCCGCCTACGAGGCACAGGTCGCGATCGATCGACTCGTCGAGGACCGGTTCGACGACGCCTTCGTCTTCGGCCAGGGGGTCGTGGACGAGGCCTCCGCGAACGCCGTCGGCGACAGTTTCGCCATCATCACCCCCGTCGCGCTCGTGCTCGTCCTGTTCGCACTCGGGGTCGCCTATCGCGACGTCGTCGACGTGCTGCTCAGCCTCGTCGGCATCGCGGTGGTGATGGCCTGGCTCGCGGGCATCACTGGCTGGCTCGAGATCCCGTCGAGCCAGTTGCTGATCGCCGTCCCGTTCCTGCTGATCGGGCTGAGCATCGACTACTCGCTACACGTGATCATGCGCTTCCGCGAAGCGCGGGCGGGGCTGCTCGATCGCGACGGCACGGCAGCCGACGGCGGCTCCGATCGGGGCGTTCGAGCCGGAATGACGGCCAGCGTCGCCGGAGTCGTCGTCGCGCTGGCGGCCGCGACGTTCTCGACCGGGATCGGGTTCCTCTCGAACGTCGTCAGTCCGCTGCCGGCGATTCGCGACTTCGCGGTCCTCTCCGCCGGGGGAATTCTCGCGACGTTCGTCGCCTTCGCCGTCCTCGTGCCGGCGCTGAAAGTCGAGGTGGACGACCTGCTCGAGACCCGGGTCGGGATCGATCGCCGGAACCAGCCGTTCGGCGCGGGCGCGGGACTCGCCAACCGGGTCCTCTCCGGCGGCGTCGGGGTCGTCCGACGCGCGCCGATCGCGATCGTTCTCGTCGCGCTCGTGCTGGCAGTCGGCGGCGCGTACGGTGCCGCGGGCATCGATACGGAGTTCAACCAGGCCGACTTCCTGCCGGAGGACGCCCCGGAGTGGGCCAAGTCCCTCCCCGGACCGCTCGCGCCGGACACGTACACGATCAGCGACGACGCGGCGTACCTCGGAGACAACTTCCGGGAACGCGGCGAGGGCAGTCGGACCGAGATCCTGATACGCGGCGACGTAACCGATCCGGCGACCCTCGCGGCGATCGAGGACGCGACCGCGGACGCCGACGGGTCCGACGGGACGATCGTCGTCCGATCGGACGGCCGGGCGGCGATCGAGAGCCCCGTGACGGTGCTCCGGGAGGCCGCGGCCGAGAACGAGTCCGTCGCCGCCGCACTCGACGAGCGCGACACGAACGGTGACGGTCTGCCGGACGAGGACCTCGCGGGCCTCTACGACGTGCTTTACGAGGCCGACGAGGACGCCGCGTCGTCGGTGCTCCATCGAACCGGTGACGGCGGCGATCGCGAGTACGAGTCGGCGCGCCTCCTCGTGAGCGTCCGCGGCGACGCGGCCGTACAGGACGCCGCGGACGACACCCGGACGGTTGCGTCCGCGATCGAGGCCGGCGGGCCCGTGACGGCGACTGCGACCGGCGGGCCGGTCACGACTGCCGTCGTTCAGGACGCCCTGCTGGAGACGCTCGTCCAGGCGTTCGCCGTCACGCTGGTCGTCATCTTCGCGTTCCTCACCGTCCTCTACTGGGTGCGCTACCGCTCGCTCTCGCTCGGGGCGGTCACGCTCGCCCCGGTCGTGGCCGCGCTCGCGTGGCTGCTGGGGACGATGGCGCTGCTCGATCTCCCGTTCAACAGCGAGACGGCGGTCATCACCAGTCTCGCGATCGGGCTGGGCGTCGACTACAGCATTCACGTGGGCGAACGGTTCGTCGACGAGCGGCGGGGAGCCGATGGCACCTCGGAGTCACTCGACAGTGCGCTCGCAGCGACCGTCACCGGCACCGGCGGGGCGCTGTTCGGCAGCGCACTCACGACGGCGGCGGGCTTCGGCGTGCTCGCGCTCGCACTGGCTCCGCCCCTCCAGCGATTCGGGCTCGTGACCGGGCTGAGCATCGTCTTCGCGTTCGTCTCCTGTCTGACGGTTCTGCCGTGTCTGCTCGTCCTGCGGGAACGACTGCTCGGGCGAATCGCGACCTGA
- a CDS encoding luciferase family protein encodes MASNDRSAIAETVERLVDEVSSWTGVTAGEHRFGGTEWRVGPREIGHVHARGMLDIAYLRALRDALIDEDLTGVHHLLAESGWTTFYIEDPADYDRARWLVRLSYLYHVSVLVTTPAGAETFATVDVDAELDAIEPSDAVRAAFERRRPGRAGRSDE; translated from the coding sequence ATGGCATCGAACGATCGGAGCGCCATCGCCGAGACGGTCGAGCGACTCGTCGACGAGGTGTCTTCCTGGACAGGGGTCACCGCGGGCGAGCATCGGTTCGGCGGTACCGAGTGGCGGGTCGGCCCGCGGGAAATCGGGCACGTCCACGCCCGGGGAATGCTCGACATCGCGTACCTTCGGGCGCTTCGCGACGCGCTGATCGACGAAGACCTGACGGGGGTTCACCACCTGCTCGCCGAGTCCGGCTGGACGACCTTCTACATCGAGGACCCCGCGGATTACGACCGCGCTCGATGGCTCGTCCGGCTGTCGTACCTGTATCACGTGTCCGTACTCGTGACGACGCCCGCCGGTGCCGAAACGTTCGCGACCGTCGACGTCGATGCCGAACTCGACGCGATCGAGCCCAGCGACGCCGTTCGTGCCGCGTTCGAGCGACGACGGCCGGGACGAGCGGGTCGATCGGACGAGTGA
- the pdxS gene encoding pyridoxal 5'-phosphate synthase lyase subunit PdxS, whose product MAEDTDLEELRRGTDLVKRGFARMQKGGVIMDVVDREQARIAEDAGAVAVMALEAVPADIRKRGGVARMADPADVEAIVDEVSIPVMGKARIGHTKEAQILEAVGVDMIDESEVLTPADDAYHIDKRDFTAPFVCGARDLGEALRRINEGAAMIRTKGEAGTGDVNQAVHHQRTIKGAIRELAGLTHEEREAYAREIEAPAELVHETAEMGRLPVVNFAAGGIATPADAALMMHHECDGIFVGSGIFGAEHPPEMAEAIVEATNNWDDPEALAEISKNLGKGMKGDANVDLPEEEQLQGRGV is encoded by the coding sequence ATGGCCGAAGATACCGATCTGGAGGAATTGCGACGCGGGACGGATCTCGTCAAGCGAGGGTTCGCCCGGATGCAGAAGGGCGGCGTTATCATGGACGTCGTCGACAGGGAACAGGCCCGCATCGCCGAAGACGCAGGTGCGGTCGCCGTCATGGCCCTGGAAGCGGTCCCGGCGGACATCCGCAAGCGCGGGGGCGTCGCCCGGATGGCCGATCCCGCCGACGTCGAGGCGATCGTCGACGAGGTCTCGATCCCGGTGATGGGCAAGGCCCGGATCGGTCACACCAAGGAGGCCCAGATTCTCGAGGCCGTCGGCGTCGACATGATCGACGAGTCGGAAGTCCTGACTCCCGCCGACGACGCCTACCACATCGACAAACGGGACTTCACGGCCCCGTTCGTCTGTGGCGCTCGCGACCTCGGCGAAGCCCTGCGCCGGATCAACGAGGGCGCGGCGATGATCCGCACCAAGGGTGAGGCCGGAACGGGCGACGTCAACCAGGCCGTCCACCACCAGCGGACGATCAAGGGCGCCATCCGCGAGTTGGCGGGGTTGACCCACGAGGAACGGGAGGCCTACGCCCGCGAGATCGAAGCGCCCGCAGAGCTGGTCCACGAGACCGCCGAGATGGGCCGACTCCCGGTCGTGAACTTCGCCGCCGGCGGCATCGCGACGCCGGCCGACGCCGCGCTCATGATGCACCACGAGTGCGACGGCATCTTCGTCGGCAGCGGCATCTTCGGTGCCGAGCACCCGCCGGAGATGGCAGAGGCGATCGTCGAGGCGACCAACAACTGGGACGATCCCGAGGCGCTCGCCGAAATCTCGAAGAACCTCGGCAAGGGAATGAAAGGCGACGCGAACGTCGACCTGCCCGAAGAAGAGCAGTTGCAGGGCCGGGGCGTCTAA
- a CDS encoding DUF1405 domain-containing protein has protein sequence MSASTGIPDRDPLPSYLAPVPKTIEDLGLRFAWLIVAINLAGTAFGFWYYSGQFATTAPVMWPWVPDSPMATLLVALAIAAWKLGHEQPWLTALAFFGNIILGLWTPYTLLVFSETYAAQTHPLMYQFLFWSHLAMVVQAYVLHRITDFPVWGVAAALAWYTSNLLVDYFVPIVGEPHHTILPVPRDEPMFLAADALGVVGAGEVTFTLLACFLALATRVKKCEAARPQGADG, from the coding sequence ATGTCCGCGTCGACCGGGATCCCCGATCGCGACCCGCTGCCGAGCTATCTCGCACCTGTGCCGAAGACGATCGAGGATCTCGGACTTCGGTTCGCGTGGCTCATCGTCGCGATCAACCTCGCGGGGACGGCCTTCGGCTTCTGGTACTACTCGGGCCAGTTCGCGACGACGGCGCCCGTGATGTGGCCGTGGGTCCCCGACAGCCCGATGGCGACGTTGCTCGTCGCGCTCGCGATCGCGGCGTGGAAACTCGGTCACGAACAGCCCTGGCTGACTGCGCTGGCGTTCTTCGGAAATATCATCCTCGGACTGTGGACCCCCTACACGCTGCTGGTCTTCTCCGAGACCTACGCCGCGCAGACCCACCCGCTGATGTACCAGTTCCTCTTCTGGAGTCACCTCGCGATGGTCGTCCAGGCCTACGTCCTCCACCGGATCACGGACTTCCCCGTCTGGGGGGTCGCCGCCGCGCTCGCCTGGTACACGAGCAACCTCCTCGTCGACTACTTCGTTCCGATCGTCGGCGAACCACATCACACGATCCTTCCCGTCCCGCGCGACGAACCGATGTTCCTCGCGGCCGACGCGCTGGGCGTCGTCGGCGCGGGCGAAGTCACGTTTACGTTGCTCGCGTGTTTCCTCGCGCTCGCGACGCGGGTCAAAAAGTGTGAAGCGGCTCGACCGCAGGGCGCCGACGGCTGA